CGCGCCGATCACGGCGATCGCGGCGGGCCGCATGATCCGGTTCATGCTGGCGAGGATCTCCTCGTCGGTGAACCGCTCCGGCGTCTTCGCCGCCGCGTCGTCGACCAGGATCCGGACGTCCACCGCGGTCGCCCCGGCGGCGGTCGCCAGCACCGGGTTGAGGTCGACCTCGGCCAGTTCCGGGAAGTCGGTGACCAGGTCGGAGAGACGCGTGATCAGCCCGGCCAGCACCTCGCGGTTGGCTGGCTCGGCGCCCCGTACGCCGCGCAGGATCTCGGCCGAGGCGATCCCGTCGATCATCGACAGAGCGGTGTCGCGGTCGGTCGGGGCGAGCCGGAAGGTGACGTCCTTGAGTACCTCGACCAGCACGCCACCGAGCCCGAAGGCGACCACCTTGCCGAAGGTCTGGTCCGTGACGGTGCCGACGATCACCTCGTGACCGGAGTTGAGCAGTTGCTGCACCTGGACGCCGACGACCTGGGCGTCAGCCTTGTACGCGTGCGCGTTGTCCAGGATGGTCTGGTAGCCGTCGGCCACCTCCGCCGGGGTCTTCAGCCCGACGAGCACGCCACCGGCCTCGGTCTTGTGCAGGATGTCCGGGGAGACGATCTTCAGCACCACCGGCAGACCGATCTCGGTGGCCAGGGTGACCGCCTCGTCCGCGCTGGTGGCAAGCCCTTCCTTCGGCGTCGCGATGCCGTACGCCTCGACCACCAGCCGACCCTCGGGGGCGGTCAGCGAGTCGCGGCCCTCGGCACGGACCTGGTCGAGGACCCGGCGTACCGCCTCGCGGTCGTAACTGGTTGCGATATCTGGCATTTCCTCGTCTCTCCTTTGGACCGTACGCTCCGCCGGTCGCGGCGGACGGCAGTGAACAGCGGGATGGTCAGATCACACCGGCGGCGCGCAGGTCGGCGACCTGCCGCTCGTCGTAGCCGAGCTCGGCGAGAACCTGGGTGGTGTGCTCGCCGAGCAGGGGCGAGCGCTCGATCTCGACGGTCGAGTCGGAGAGCTTGATCGGGTTGCCGACGGTCTTGTAGGCACCCCGTTCGGGGTGCGCGACCTCGACCACGGAGCCCAGCTCGGCCAGGGTCTCGTCCTCGATCAGTTCCTTGGTGGAGAGGATCGGACCGCAGGGGATGTTGTGGGCGTTGAGCTTCTCCATGACCTCCCACTTGGTGTGCTTCTCGGTCCACTCCTCGATCAGGGCAAATGCCTTGTCGAGTTTGGCGAGGCGCACCGCCGGGGTGTTCCAGGCCGGGTCGTCGGCGAGCTCGGGCTTGCCGATCAGCTCGGTGATCGGCTTCCAGCCCACCGGCTGGATGATCACATAGATGTAGTCGTTCGGCCCGCCCGGTGCGCAGCGCACCGCCCAGCCGGGCTGTCCGCCGCCGGAGGCGTTGCCGGAGCGGGGCACCTCGTCGCCGAAGTGCTCGTTGGGGTACTCCCCCAGCGGTCCGTGCACCAGTCGCTGCTGGTCGCGGAGCTTGACCCGGCAGAGGTTGAGCACCGCGTCCTGCATGGCCACCTGGACCCGCTGGCCACGGCCGCTGTTGGTGCGCTGGTAGAGCGCGGCCAGGATGCCGGCGACGAGGTGGATGCCGGTGCCGGAGTCGCCGATCTGCGCACCGGTGGCGGTCGGCGGTCCGCCCTCGAAACCGGTGGTGCTCATCGAGCCGGCCATCGCCTGGGCGATCACCTCGTACGCCTTGAAGTTGGCGTACCGCCCGGGGCCGAAGCCCTTGATGGAGGCGTACACCAGGCGGGGGTTGATTTCCTGGAGCCGTTCCCACGGGAAGCCGAAGCGCTCCACCACGCCCGGCCCGAAGTTCTCCACCAGGATGTCCACGCCGGCGACCAGGGAGGTGAAGATCTCCTTGCCCTGCTCGCTCTTCATGTTCAGGGTGATGCTCCGCTTGTTGGAGTTGAGCATCGTGAAGTAGAGACTGTCCACGTCGGGCAGGTCCCGCAGCTGGCCCCGGGTGATGTCACCGGAACCGGGCGCCTCCAGCTTGATGACATCGGCGCCGAGCCAGGCCAGGATCTGTGTGGACGAGGGACCCGACTGCACGTGCGTCATGTCGAGGACGCGGATGCCCTCCAGTGCCTTACCCATGAGCCAACCTCCTGTACGTGACACGCCACGTGTTGCTGATCAGGGGATTCAGACCCGAGGTGCGCTCCTCGCGGGCAGGGCCTGACCGTCGAGTCATCAGCACCCTCCGCATCCTCGGGGATTGCATACCGTATGGGGTAGGCAATATCGTGGCCCATGTAACAGCGGGGTGTCTAGGGGGTAGCAAAACGAATTCCTGCGAACCCCCCGCGGGCCGGCCTCACCTGCGCAACGCCGGGAACCCACGCCCGCTTCGCCAGTCGGCGCCCACCCGTCCCGAGTCCGGGCGCGACTTACCACGAAGGTCGAAAGAGAGGAAGGCCCTCAGTGGATCTGTTGGAGCACCAGGCACAGGATCTCTTCGCCAAACACGGCGTGCCTGTGGGTAGGTACCGCGTCGCCAGCACCGCTGAACAGGCCCGGGAGGCCGCCACCGAGATCGGCGGTCGGGTCGTGGTCAAGGCCCAGGTGAAGACCGGCGGCCGGGGCAAGGCCGGCGGCGTCAAACTCGCCGACGACCCGGACTCGGCGTACGACCGGGCGAGCGCGATCCTCGGCATGGACATCAAGGGCCACACCGTCGGCCGGGTCCTGGTCACCGAGGCCAGCGACATCGCCGACGAGTACTACGTCTCGCTCCTGCTCGACCGCTCCAACCGCTCCTTCCTCGCCATGGTCTCCCGCCAGGGCGGGATGGACATCGAGCAGGTGGCGGCCGAGAACCCGGGTGCGCTGATCCGACTGCCGGTCGACCCGGCCGAGGGGCTGACCCCCGCCACCGCCGCCCGCCTCTGCGTCGAGGCGCAACTCCCGCCCGAGGTCCACGACGGCGTGAGCGACGTACTGGTCCGGCTCTGGACCGTCTTCCGTGAGGAGGACGCGACCCTGGTGGAGATCAACCCGTTGGCGAAGCTTGCCGACGGGTCGATCCGCGCCCTCGACGGCAAGGTCACCGTCGACGACAACGCCCGGTTCCGCCAGAGCGGACACGCCGAGTTCGTCGACACCGCCGCCGCCGACCCGCTCGAGGCGTTGGCGGCCGCGAAGCACCTCAACTACGTCAAGCTCGACGGCGAGGTCGGTGTCATCGGCAACGGTGCCGGCCTGGTGATGAGCACCCTCGACGTGGTCGCGTACGCCGGCGAGGAGTTCGGCGGGGTGAAACCGGCCAACTTTCTCGACATCGGCGGTGGCGCCTCGGCCGAGGTGATGGCGAACGGTTTGGAGATCATCCTCGGCGATCCCGCGGTGCGCAGCGTGTTCGTCAACGTCTTCGGCGGCATCACCGCCTGCGACGCGGTCGCCGACGGCATCGTCCAGGCGATCGAACTGCTCACCGCCGACGGCGCCGAGATCACCAAACCGCTGGTGGTCCGACTGGACGGCAACAACGCCGAAGAGGGCCGACGCATCCTCAGCGCCGCCGCGCTGGACTGCGTACGGACCGTGGACACGATGGACGGCGCGGCCCGCCTCGCCGCCGAACTCGCCGCGAAGGGGGCATGACCGAGATGGCAATCTTCCTGACCGACTCCAGCAGGGTGCTCGTCCAGGGCATCACCGGTTCCGAGGGCACCAAACACACCCGGCGGATGGTCGCCGCGGGCACGAACATCGTCGCCGGTGTCACCCCGGGCAAGGGCGGCCAGCAGGTCGACGGCATCCCGGTCTTCAATACCACCGCCGAGGCCGTCGCCGCGACCGGTGCCGACACCTCGGTGGTCTTCGTACCGCCACGGTTCGCCAAGGCGGCGGTGATCGAGGCGATCGACGCGCGACTGAGCCTGGTGGTCGTACTCACCGAGGGCATCCCGGTGCACGACACCGCCGCGTTCTGGGCGTACGCCTGCGCGACCGGCAACCGGACCCGGATCATCGGACCGAACTGCCCCGGACTGATCAGCCCCGGGCAGTCCAACGCCGGGATCATCCCGCCCGACATCACCGGCCCCGGCCGGATCGGCCTGGTGAGCAAGAGCGGGACCCTGACCTACCAGCTCATGCACGAGCTGCGCGACTTCGGCTTCTCCACCTGCGTCGGCATCGGTGGTGACCCGATCGTCGGGACCACCCACATCGACTGCCTGCAGGCGTTCCAGGACGACCCGGAGACCGACGCGATCGTCATGATCGGCGAGATCGGCGGGGACGCGGAGGAGCGGGCCGCAGAGTACATCGCCGCCAACATCACCAAGCCGGTGGTCGGCTACGTCGCGGGCTTCACCGCCCCCGAGGGCAAGACCATGGGACACGCCGGTGCGATCGTCTCCGGCTCGTCCGGCACCGCCGCCGCCAAGCAGGCGGCGTTGGAGGCGGTCGGCGTACGGGTGGGCAGGACACCGTCCGAGACCGCCCGACTGATGCGCGAGACACTGCTGTCGCGGATGGCCACCCGGTAGCCGGGCACGAAAATTCCGGCCTCCCCCGCCGCCAGGAGGGGGAGGCCGGAAGGCTGTCGTGGTACCGGATTCAGGAGCGTGCGGGGGCCGCCGGCGCCCGATCCGCGAGCCCCAGCCGGTGCGCCCCGGTGTAGACGTTCATCGACGCGCCACGCAGGAAACCGACGAGGGTGAGTCCGTTGTCCTCGGCCAGGTCGACGGCGAGCGAGGAGGGCGCGGAGACCGCGGCGAGCGCCGGTACGCCGGCCATCACCGCCTTCTGCACCAGCTCGAACGAGGCCCGGCCGCTGACCAGCAGCACGGTACCGCGCAGCGGCACCCGACCGGAGCGCAACGCCCAGCCCACCACCTTGTCGACGGCGTTGTGCCGGCCGACGTCCTCGCGCAGGCAGAGCAGCTCGCCGGCCGCGCTGAACAGCCCGGCCGCGTGCAGGCCGCCGGTACGGTCGAAGACCCGCTGGGCGGCACGGAGCCGGTCGGGCAGTTCCGCGATCAGGTCCGGCTCGACGCGGAGCGGGTCCTGCGCGACCGACCAGGCCGCGGTGGTGCGTACCGCGTCCAGGCTGGCCTTGCCGCAGAGGCCGCAGGACGAGGTGGTGTAGAAGTTGCGCTCCAGCGACGGGTCGGGCGCCGGCACCCCGGCGGCGAGCACCACGTCGACCACGTTGTAGGTGTTGACGCCGTCGTCGGTCGCCCCGGCGCAGTAACGGATGCCGGCGACGTGCTCGCCGCGCTGCACCACGCCCTCGCTCACCAGGAAACCCGCCGCCAGGTCGAAGTCGTCGCCCGGCGTACGCATGGTGATGGTGAGCGCGCGCCCGTTGACCCGGATCTCCAACGGTTCCTCGGCCACCAGGGTGTCCACCGGTTCGGTGACCGTCCCGTCGACCACCCGTACCACCCGACGCCGACTTGTCACGCGTCCCATCCGCCACCACCCATCAGTAGATCCGGTTCCGGTCCGTGTCCCGGACCGGGCCGGCGCGCGCCGGTGACCGGGACGGTCACAGCTCGTCGGGACGCAGCCGGGGCAGGACCGACAGGGTCGGCCGGCCCGGTTGGCGCATCCCGCTCGTCAACAGTGCACCGAACAGGCCGAGACAGCCAGCCGCGACGAAGGCCGCGATCGCACCGGGCGCACCGGTCACCAGCCCGGCCAGGCCGATGCCGGCCAGTCCGCCGACCACCTTGCCGGTGTAGACGATGCCGTAGTTGAACAGGGTCGCCTCGCCCCCGAACCAGTCCCGCACCAGGCTGACCAACAGAGAGTATCCGGCTCCGGTGCCCGCGCCCGCGAGTCCGGCGAACGCCACCACCGCCAGCACCTGCTCCGCCTCGACGGCGGCGAGCAGGCCGAACTGGGCGACCCCGCCGACCGCCAGGGCGAGTCCGAGGGTGCGGCGCCGACCGAGCCGGTCGGAGAGCGAGCTGGTGACCGCCCGGCCGATGCCGGTGGCGACGGCGAGTACGCCGATCGAGGCCACGATGAGCAACGGCTGCTCGACCCGGTGATGGGCGAACCCGACCAGGTACGCGATGTCGAACAGGGCCATCGCGGCGGTCAGCACGACGAGGAAGAACATCAGCGGCAGCATGCCGCTGCGTACCGCCGCCCGGGGCGAGTAGGGGCGCAGGGCCGGCATGTTGTTCGGGATGCTGCGGTTGAGCCGACGGTCGACGGCCCAGCGTTGCGGGTCGATCTGCGCCGGCCACCAGTGCCGGGGCGGTTTGCGCAGCACCAGGCCGCTGACCGCGATCACGACGAAGACCGCGACCGCGGTGCTGTCGAGCACCACCGGGAGGTTCTCGATCCCCAGCACGTACGCGGCGATCACGACGAACGGGACGGCGCCGTAGCCGAAGGCCCCGCTGACCACGCCCACCATCGTGGCGGTGCGCT
The Micromonospora pisi DNA segment above includes these coding regions:
- the frc gene encoding formyl-CoA transferase yields the protein MGKALEGIRVLDMTHVQSGPSSTQILAWLGADVIKLEAPGSGDITRGQLRDLPDVDSLYFTMLNSNKRSITLNMKSEQGKEIFTSLVAGVDILVENFGPGVVERFGFPWERLQEINPRLVYASIKGFGPGRYANFKAYEVIAQAMAGSMSTTGFEGGPPTATGAQIGDSGTGIHLVAGILAALYQRTNSGRGQRVQVAMQDAVLNLCRVKLRDQQRLVHGPLGEYPNEHFGDEVPRSGNASGGGQPGWAVRCAPGGPNDYIYVIIQPVGWKPITELIGKPELADDPAWNTPAVRLAKLDKAFALIEEWTEKHTKWEVMEKLNAHNIPCGPILSTKELIEDETLAELGSVVEVAHPERGAYKTVGNPIKLSDSTVEIERSPLLGEHTTQVLAELGYDERQVADLRAAGVI
- the fdhD gene encoding formate dehydrogenase accessory sulfurtransferase FdhD produces the protein MGRVTSRRRVVRVVDGTVTEPVDTLVAEEPLEIRVNGRALTITMRTPGDDFDLAAGFLVSEGVVQRGEHVAGIRYCAGATDDGVNTYNVVDVVLAAGVPAPDPSLERNFYTTSSCGLCGKASLDAVRTTAAWSVAQDPLRVEPDLIAELPDRLRAAQRVFDRTGGLHAAGLFSAAGELLCLREDVGRHNAVDKVVGWALRSGRVPLRGTVLLVSGRASFELVQKAVMAGVPALAAVSAPSSLAVDLAEDNGLTLVGFLRGASMNVYTGAHRLGLADRAPAAPARS
- the sucC gene encoding ADP-forming succinate--CoA ligase subunit beta encodes the protein MDLLEHQAQDLFAKHGVPVGRYRVASTAEQAREAATEIGGRVVVKAQVKTGGRGKAGGVKLADDPDSAYDRASAILGMDIKGHTVGRVLVTEASDIADEYYVSLLLDRSNRSFLAMVSRQGGMDIEQVAAENPGALIRLPVDPAEGLTPATAARLCVEAQLPPEVHDGVSDVLVRLWTVFREEDATLVEINPLAKLADGSIRALDGKVTVDDNARFRQSGHAEFVDTAAADPLEALAAAKHLNYVKLDGEVGVIGNGAGLVMSTLDVVAYAGEEFGGVKPANFLDIGGGASAEVMANGLEIILGDPAVRSVFVNVFGGITACDAVADGIVQAIELLTADGAEITKPLVVRLDGNNAEEGRRILSAAALDCVRTVDTMDGAARLAAELAAKGA
- the sucD gene encoding succinate--CoA ligase subunit alpha, which gives rise to MAIFLTDSSRVLVQGITGSEGTKHTRRMVAAGTNIVAGVTPGKGGQQVDGIPVFNTTAEAVAATGADTSVVFVPPRFAKAAVIEAIDARLSLVVVLTEGIPVHDTAAFWAYACATGNRTRIIGPNCPGLISPGQSNAGIIPPDITGPGRIGLVSKSGTLTYQLMHELRDFGFSTCVGIGGDPIVGTTHIDCLQAFQDDPETDAIVMIGEIGGDAEERAAEYIAANITKPVVGYVAGFTAPEGKTMGHAGAIVSGSSGTAAAKQAALEAVGVRVGRTPSETARLMRETLLSRMATR
- a CDS encoding MFS transporter, with the translated sequence MPDSSNALPVREVRDVYGRRYRVGETDFDLTGRSRIWMLRLCWASMLAISLFQYGFGAAIPALTRANGWTLWEAFSVLAVWIVCQAGTALPAVWLYRRVRVRLVVPMLAAASLSLVALITLGHSRDLATVLVGYSVLGGIGAGLVYMTCIATVTEWYPERTATMVGVVSGAFGYGAVPFVVIAAYVLGIENLPVVLDSTAVAVFVVIAVSGLVLRKPPRHWWPAQIDPQRWAVDRRLNRSIPNNMPALRPYSPRAAVRSGMLPLMFFLVVLTAAMALFDIAYLVGFAHHRVEQPLLIVASIGVLAVATGIGRAVTSSLSDRLGRRRTLGLALAVGGVAQFGLLAAVEAEQVLAVVAFAGLAGAGTGAGYSLLVSLVRDWFGGEATLFNYGIVYTGKVVGGLAGIGLAGLVTGAPGAIAAFVAAGCLGLFGALLTSGMRQPGRPTLSVLPRLRPDEL